A stretch of Phragmites australis chromosome 12, lpPhrAust1.1, whole genome shotgun sequence DNA encodes these proteins:
- the LOC133887088 gene encoding methylthioribose-1-phosphate isomerase has protein sequence MGGSDALQSIVYARGSLRLLDQRKLPLEVVYIDVKCSADGWNAIRDMVVRGAPAIAIAAALSLAVEVSDLDFIGTPAEAATFVSKKLEYLVSSRPTAVNLSDAATKLQTLVSKTSETAKDSKAIFQVYIEAAETMLVDDVADNKAIGSYGAEFLQRQLENSKSISVLTHCNTGSLATAGYGTALGVIRALHSGGILEKAFCTETRPFNQGSRLTAFELVHDKIPATLIADSAAAALMKQGHVQAVIVGADRIAANGDTANKIGTYNLAISAKHHGVQFYVAAPLTSIDLSLPSGEEIVIEERSPKELLNSEGGLGKQVAASGISVWNPAFDVTPANLITAVITEKGVITKSDADGAFDIKAFIQSAK, from the exons ATGGGTGGATCGGATGCGCTTCAGTCAATTGTGTACGCCCGTGGATCACTCCGCCTCCTCGATCAG AGGAAGCTGCCGCTTGAGGTGGTCTACATCGACGTGAAGTGCTCCGCCGATGGCTG GAATGCAATCAGAGACATGGTTGTCCGTGGTGCTCCAGCAATAGCCATAGCAGCGGCACTATCGTTAGCTGTGGAAGTTTCTGATTTAGATTTCATTGGTACACCTGCAGAAGCAGCTACTTTTGTCTCCAAGAAACTGGAATACCTTGTATCCAG CCGACCAACTGCAGTGAACCTATCTGATGCTGCAACGAAGCTTCAGACTTTGGTGTCAAAGACATCTGAAACGGCGAAAGATTCCAAGGCTATCTTTCAG GTCTATATTGAGGCTGCAGAGACTATGCTTGTTGATGATGTGGCAGATAATAAAGCTATTGGCTCATATGGAGCCGAATTTCTTCAACGGCAGCTTGAAAATTCAAAAAGTATCTCTGTTCTAACCCATTGTAATACTGGCAG CCTTGCAACTGCTGGTTATGGAACTGCCCTTGGGGTTATTCGGGCTCTTCATTCTGGTGGAATTTTGGAGAAGGCCTTTTGCACTGAAACTCGTCCATTTAACCAG GGATCCAGGCTTACAGCTTTCGAGTTGGTTCATGACAAAATACCTGCAACACTCATAGCAGATTCTGCTGCAGCTGCACTGATGAAACAAGGGCATGTTCAAGCGGTAATTGTTGGCGCTGATCGTATAGCCGCGAATG GTGACACGGCCAACAAGATCGGTACATACAACCTTGCCATTTCTGCCAAGCATCATGGTGTCCAGTTTTATGTGGCTGCACCGTTAACTTCCATCGATCTCTCCCTCCCATCTGGGGAAGAAATTGTCATAGAGGAAAGGTCACCCAAGGAGTTGCTGAACTCTGAAGGTGGTCTAGGAAAGCAAGTTGCCGCGTCGGGTATATCAGTCTGGAACCCAGCCTTCGATGTTACTCCAGCAAATTTGATTACTGCAGTCATAACAGAAAAG GGTGTAATCACAAAATCTGATGCTGATGGAGCTTTTGACATCAAAGCTTTCATTCAGTCTGCGAAATAA